Part of the Triticum urartu cultivar G1812 chromosome 2, Tu2.1, whole genome shotgun sequence genome, GCAGTTTCTCGTGAGCTAGGATGAGTGCGGCGCGAGGTCGCACGGGCGGGTGCGACGTGAGGGTGAGGGGGATGGCGGGAGATGGGAAATCTAGCGCGCCGTCCCGGCACCAAATCTAGCCTCACCCCGCTTTCTACTCGCTCGCCCATAGCCACTTCCCCTTTCTACTCGCTCACCCCTTTCTTCCCTACTGCCTCACCACCGGCGGCGCTGCATAGATCTGCGCTGGAGGCGGCGACGACAGCGGAAGAGGCGGCAGTGTTTGCGGCGGATCGGGTGCTCGCCTTGCTGTTGGCCACCGTCTGGTCGACCTTGTCTGTGCCATGGCTCCCCCTACGCCGTCCTCGTCTCCGATGCCGGTAAGCAGCACCCCCTCCCCCTTTGTTAGGTCGGTGATTAGGCCGTTAGGCAAGGTGTAGGATAGATTTCCCACTGAACAAACCGTCGATGTCGACTAGGTTATGGACGCACGGATGAGGCTGATAATTCAGGCAGTAGCACTGATAAGTGTGATTCAGGCATGGGTCATGTTCATGCACTAGAGAGTTGTTCGTCGTGCTGGGAGACCTTTGATCCGCTATGGTCCAATGTTTATCTGGGAACAAGAGAGGATCCAAAATCTGAACTACATCTACAACTGTAATGACGTCGAGGCTCTGTAGATGCTTCGAATGAAAAGAGCACAATTTGCCAGGCTTGTCAAGACCTTCAGGTGCAGGGGGCTACTACAAGATAACATCAACACGAATGTAGAAGAGCAAGTGGCCATGGTCCTCCATGTTGTTGGCCATAACCAGAGGTTTAGGGTCATTCACAACACGTTGAGGAGATCAATGGAGACCATATCTAGGTACTTCAAGCAGGTGCTTTTTGCCGTTGGGGAGCTTAGAGGAGAGATGACCAGGAGACCATCTGGCCGGACTCCACCCAAGATTCGCGGAAGCCCAAGATGGTATACATATACTTCAAGGTGAGCATTGACAATGTACACTTTTCATGGCTTGATATGCTTGTATTGATCAAGTTGAGCACTAACACGGGCTTGTGATGCCATTTTCAGGATTGCATTAGGGCAATAGATGGTActcattgttggggaacgcagtaatttcaaaattttcatacacacacgcaagatcatggtgatgcatagcaacgagagggaagagtgttgtctacgtaccctcgtagaccataagcggaagcgttatgacaacgcggttgatgtagtcgtacgtcttcacggtcgaccgattctagcaccgaaggtacggcacctccgcgatctgcacacgttcggctcggtgacgtcccacgaactcatgatctagtagagcttcgagggagagcttcgtcagcacgacggtgtgatgacggtgatcatgttgctaccagaacagggcttcgcctaagcaccgctacgatatgaccgaggtggattatggtggagggggcaccgcacatggctggaaacaatcaacttgtgtgtcctagggtgcccccctgccctcatatataaaggagcaagggggaggccggcatGCCCTAGTGTCACGCcaagggaggaggaatcctcctcctagtaggagtaggattcctcctttcctagtcctactaggaggagaaggggaaggaaggaagggagaggaagaggagaagtaaaggggggcgcgcccccctccctagtccaattcagactccctatagggagggggcgcggctgccccttgtgggctaatatagctgtccaatatatcaatctttatgtctcgaccatttcgagactcctcgtcatgtccgtgatcaaatccgggactctgaactaccttcggtacatcaaaacacataaactcataataccgatcgtcaccgaactttaagcgtgcggaccctacgggttcgagaactatgtagacatgaccgagacacatctccgatcaataaccaatagcggaacctggatgctcatattggttcctacatattctacgaagatctttatcggtcaaaccgcataacgatatacgttgttccctttgtcattggtatgttacttgcctgagatttgatcatcggtatctcaatacctagttcaatctcgttaccggcaagtctctttactagttctgtaatgctacatcccgtagctaactcattagctacgttgcttgcaaggtttatagtgatgtacattacggagagggcccagagatacctctccgacaatcggagtgacaaatcctaatctcgatctatgccaactcaacaaacaccatcggagacacctatagagcacctttataatcacccagttacgttgtgacgtttggtagcacacaaagtgttcctccagtattcgagagttgcataatctcatagtcataggaacatgtataagttatggagaaagcaatagcaacaaactaaatgatcatcgtgctaagctaacagatgggtcaagtcaatcacatcattctctaatgatgtgatcccgctaatcaaatgacaactcatgtctatggttaggaaacataaccatcattgattcaacgagctagtcaagtagaggcaaactagtgacactatgtttgtctatgtattcacacatgtactaagtttccggttaatacaattctagcatgaataataaacatttatcatgatataaggaaatataaataaaaactttattattgcctctagggaatatttccttcagtctcccacttgcactagagtcaataatcgagattacattgtaatgattctaacacccatggagtcttggtgttgatcatgttttgctcgtgagagaggcttagtcaacgggtctacaacattcagatccgtatgtatcttgcaaatatctatgtctccctcctAGACTTGAccgtggatggaattgaagtgtttcttgatgtgcttggttctcttgtgaaatctggattcctttgccaaggcaattgcaccagtattgtcacaaaagattttcattgcacccgatgcactaggtatgacacctagatcggatatgaactccttcatccagactccttcatttgttgcttctgaagcagctatgtattccacttcacacgtagatcccgccacaacgctctgcttggaactgcaccaactgacagctctgccatttaataaaaacacgtatccggtttgtaacttagagtcatccggaccagcgtcaaagattgcatcgacgtaaccgtttacaacgagctctttgtcacctccatatacaagaaacatatccttagtccttttcaggtatttcaggatattcttgaccgctgtccagtgatccactcctggattactttggtacctccctgctaaactaatagcaaggcacacatcaggtctggtacacaacattgcatacatgatagagcctgtGGCTGATGCATAgagaacacctttcattttctctctatcttctgcagtggtcggcattgagtctgactcaacttcacaccttgtaatacaggaaagaaccctttcttcgcttgatccattttgaacttcttcaaaactttatcaaggtatgtgctttgtggaagtccaattaagcgtcttgatctatctctatagatcttgatgcccgatatataagcagcttcaccgaggtctttcattgaaaaaaatttattcaagtatctttttatgctattcagaaattcagtatcatttccgatcagcaatatttcatctacatataatatcagaaatgctacggagctcccactcactttcttgtaaatacaggcttctccaaaagtctgtataaaaccatatgctttgatcacactatcaaagcgtatattccaactccgagaggcttgcaccagtccataaatggatcgctggagcttgcacactttgttagcacattttggatcaacaaaaccttttggttgcatcatatacaactcttctttaagatatccattaaggaatgcagttttgacatccatttgccaaatttcataatcataaaatgcggctaacatgattcggacggacttaagcatcgctacgggtgagaaagtctcaccgtagtcaactccttgaacttgtcgaaaaccttttgcaacaagtcgagctttgtagacaatagcattaccgtcagcgtcaatcttcttcttgaagatccatttattctctatggcctgatGATCATcaagcaagtcaaccaaagtacacactttgttctcatacatggatcccatctcagatttcatgtcctcaagccattttgcggaatatgggctcatcatcgcttcctcatagttcgtaggttcgtcatggtcaagtaacatgacttccagaacaggattaccgtatcactctggtgcagatcttactctggttgacctaccaGGTTCAGcggtaacttgatcagaagtttcatgatcatcatcattagcttcctcacttactggtgcaggaatcactggaactgatttcagtgatgaactactttccaataagggagaaggtacaattacctcatcaagttctactttcctcccactcacttctttcgagagacactccttctctagaaaggatccattcttagcaacgaatatattgccttcggatctgtgatagaaggtgtacccaacagtctcctttgggtatcctatgaagacacatttctccgatgtgggttcgagcttatcaggttgaagctttttcacataagcatcgcagccccaaactttaagaaacgacaacttgtgtttcttgccaaaccacagttcataaggtgtcgtttcaacggatttagatggtgccctatttaacgtgaatgcagccgtctctaaagcataaccccaaaacgatagcggtaaatcagtgagagacatcatagatcgcaccatatctaataaagtgtggttacgacgttcggacacaccattacgttgtggtgttccaggtggagtgagttgcgaaactattccgcattgtttcaaatgaagtacaaactcataactcaaatattcacctccacgatcagatcgtaggaacttgattttcttgttacgatgatttttcacttcactctaaaattctttgaacttttcaaatgtttcagacttatgtttcattaagtagatatacccatatctgctcaaatcatctgtgaaggtgagaaaataatgatatccgtcgcgagcttcaatattcattggaccacatacatcagtatgtatgatttccaataactctgttgctcgttccgttgtttcggagaacggagttttagtcatcttgcccatgaggcatggttcgcaagtaccaagtgattcataatcaagtgattcataaGCGCTAATAAGTGATACAGACAAAAGATGCAGGATTGAGAAAAATTAAGCAAGCCGTTGCGCTACCTTCTTCCCCACGAGTTCGCCTACTCATCAGCCGTCCGAGCTCCTCGGTCAGTTGCTGGTTCTCCTCTACGCGAGCCCATCCAGCATCCCTTTCCTCCGTGCGGCGCTGTCTCGCCCCGCCTTCCCCTCGCTACGCCGCCATCAACTCGACCAAGCTCGCCCTAGTCCGTGATGGTGACCAACGGCGGCCCGAATAAAGGAAGGGGCAGCAGCTGCAGGGGCATGGGTCAGCGAGGGGTAGCGGCGATCTGAATCGAGCGAGAAGCAACGGCGGCCTGAATCGagggtgaggcggcggcggcctgaaTCGAGGGTGAGGCAACAGCGGCATTAAAGTACTGGGAAAAGAAGAGCCATCGGATCTGATTTATGTGGTGGATATGGGCTATGTTAGATTCCTAACTTGGCAAGAGACAAGTTAGAGGAGCCAGATCCGATGGAGGTAGTAGTAAGGAAATAAATTTTTGGGTGTGTCTAGGgtacatctagatgtgctttagctattgcacatctaagtgagtgaatcaaacataaatagaaaaggaaaaaaaaaatatccacacgaatctcgacgtaagatcaatgacatagAATTTAAATGTGCgatacttatggcacatctagatgtgctttagcaaaactgtaaatttttctcaaaaaaaaagtaAGGAAATAAACGGAGCACAGTTGCATCACCTCCGTTTTATGTACCCATCCTGAATTATGGACAGTAATTTCCTTGCTTCCATACAGTAAGTGGAAGTTTCAGTTCTGAAACTGATAGGACTGTGTTGTCCATACCCTAGCTAAGGAAGGTTCAAGTATAGAACTGCATGGTTCCAACTTCCCACGGTTTGTATTTTGGATGCTTTGAGCTCGGACTCCCCAAAAAGGAATGGGCTTTGCATACTTCACACTCACTGTACAGGCGATTGGCACCACCAATTAACCATAGCAAATACTATCAGTTTGCTTGTCGGAGCATCAGCTTTAACACCATTCTATATATCAACCGTGTTCCTTGCTCGTTCAGATTGCAAGGCTGGATCCATGACAAATTTGCACAGGTTGCATACCACCACTCTCATATAAGCAGTTGCAAAACTTCTCAGGGTTCAGAGGACATGAGGACTACCGCGCACCATCTAGAGGCTATACTATACATAGTGGGAAAAGATCGGTAGAGTTGAACAAGTTAGCTGGTCTTAATGCTACTCTCCTTGGCTCGACTCCTGGAAGAACAGATCGATCTCACGCAGAAGATTCTGCTGCTCCATCTGCAACGTGCACGAGGCTGTACGCTGATTCAGCACGATGCCAAAGAGCAAAGCACACACTTCGTCGGGGCTCCTTGCCACCGTTTCTTCTGCCTTTTGCTCCGACAACTCCGACTTAGAACAACTCCCCTCATAGACCTGTCTTCTGCAGACCTGCTCCATGATACGCCAAAGTTAAAAGCCTGGAAGGAAGAGATGATGtgtgttttctgtttttgtaTTTAGTTGGCATCGGTTCACTTCCATAAAGGGAGCACCACATCCACAAGAGCTATCAACACATACCGGGCACACTGCATTGGGATATGAATAATTGTTTACGTGTGCATCTACGCATAAAGGTCTGAAGAACATCATATATTCAGCACACACTTATGAAAACTAAACTAATTTTATAAAATTAAAAGAAATGGAAAATAGAAAATAATCAGATGCACACTCCCAGTTTTATATGCAGGCTGTGTACTCAGCGTCTGCTTTTCACCAGAAACTGTAGGAAAGGCCCAGGAAATCAAAGAATAGATAATatcaagtactccctccgtagtgtcaaaaaacgtcttacattatgggacggacgGAGTAGTACACAGTTGCGCAGAACTCAAAGTGAACAGTGCAAAAGAGATCATCCTGCCAAACTACTTGCACAACATCATAATTTGTAGTTTGTACTCCCTCtgacgctcttatatttctttacagagggagtatattatGAAGAGCACATTTACCATAAGAACATTTAGGGTTGATACTAACCTGGAATAAGTTATGCAGGGAGACAATGTGCTCTTGAGTGAGATATTTCTTAGTCATAAGCTCACTGAATAGCTTAACAATATCTGCAGTGACATTCCTAGCAGAAAGATTACCAACTACACCAGATATCAAAGAACTATCAAACAATGATGTCAGCCATTCTGGAACTTGGCTTAGTTTGAGCAATGAAACAGCTATATTTGATGCAATCTTCTGCTGATTACGGAATGATTTTGACGTCAAACCAGGAGCAGTCAAGGCAACTGCAAATTCCTCCATTATTAGCCTGGACCATTTTGATTCTCTGCCCACCATATTCTCCTGGCTTCCGAATTTCTCCCAACCTAAAATCATTGAGAGACAGGACCCGCAATTTTCAGCAACTCTACTGTCTTGACTCAAGACTAAACCCTCTATCACAGCAATAATGGACTTCATGTATTGCGCAGAGCATCTTAATTCAGCATTAAGATAGCTCCTCTGATCTGAAATTCTGGTAAGCAATTCCAACAGGCATTGTGAAGCAATAAGCTTAACAGGATATGGACCGAAGTGCATCAGACGGCACAAATCATGGCACGGGATGCCAACAACAGAGAAAAACTGGGTGTTATCTGAATGCTGGAGGAATTCCTGCCAGTCAATACTTGGATCTAGGATGGCATGCAAACTGAAAAAAGAGAATCATTACGTCATATACAAGTTAATTGCAATGAAATATGCAATACCAGTTGCATACCTTCTTAGAGAGAAAAACGTTAATTGAAGAATCAAAATCATGAATCCCCCAAAGTCTGTTTCCTGATTGTATTGAAGTAAAGATGGGCCCTTTGCACAAGCTTCCTGTATTATACCATCTGTCAAAGAAACcagtggtttgttcaagattATGGCCTTCGCAGGCTCAATGAGCACCTTGCTTGCTGAATGATGCAAAATAAGGCAAAATATCCCaattaatatcttctgttcttgGTCACTTGATGTATAATCAAGACTCGAATTGAAATACTCCAATAACTGCCAACAAGAAGTCATTAGTACACTAGAGATACTACTAACCAGAGAACTGGAGGAAAACAGCTGCCTGTTACCAATTCATTCATTCTTTGAGCATAAGATGAACCAAATTGAGAAGACGGACATAAGTCACAATTGGGTCATAGGCATGATCTAATCGGGGCAAGGAAGATAGACTGTTTCTACTTATTCTAATGTATGGACCCAACCATATCAAATTTGGTGGACCCACCTAAGGGTTTGATGTGTGACAGCCATTTGTGGGGTCCCTAGGAGTCACTAGTCCTAACTTAAGTGAAACCTGTTATCTGAAGTGCATTCTGAGGCTAGTCGCTCCAAAAAGCTATTAGTAACCAGGAAAGACAAATTGCATAAGTGAATATATGATAAAAGAGAGGTGCTTTCATtacccaccccccccccccaaaaaaaagaaTATAGAAAAGGGTATTTTTGTCTTTTGATTCTAATGGGGATGGTTTGGATTGTTACGCCATGCGCACCTGCCCAGATCCGAATCGATGCAATCTCCATGAAGAACTATGACCGAACTAGAGAAGGTGAATTGAATAATCGATACTATCCACAAGGAAGCGTATCACAATTTCAATCTAATTAGTTTGGAAACAATCCAATCAACTAGGGCTCTTCCCATATACAGTGATTAGTTACTGCAGAGAAGAGCCAATTGATGCTTCCGTTAATCGAGTACTATGCGGTAGGAACGTGATGCGCACAGCAGCATGGAGAAATTCAATGGCTGCAAGAAAGATTTGAATGGGCGGCAGATTATCCAGTACACATACAGAGAATATAAGGAGAGAGATTGTGATTAGTTTGAAGGGGTGGCAGTTTTTTTAGGGTCAGGTGATCAGGACTGGTCTCCTTAATAAGTACTAAAATACCCTTTTTAACGAAGGGGTAAGTTCTAATCTACATTGTCTATTTGCATTGAAAATTGTAAGCCTTGCAAAGGGAGGTGCACTGAAGCAAACCTCGTGATAAAAATATGGTAAACACTAATTATGTAACCTTCAACTCATATAGAAATATAATAACAAGATTACCTTCATGGTAAGAGCAAGCCATTCATCTTCCCAGTAGACTGTCAACGCACTTGCCGAGTATAAAATATTAAAGATCAAAAGGGAACACACTGTTTTAATCCTTGAAGAATATGGGGAGCAATATATAGTACCAACTGCATCTATAACACCAGATGATGTAAAATGACTAGAAGAACAAGGAGAGATCACTAGGATTTCAGCAATCACATTAACCACCGAGAAGACCTCATCTTCTGTACCATCCTTTATAATTTGATTCAGTAAGGATACAAGCAAAGAAGAGAGACTAGTCTCTCCTGAAAATACCAGTTCTGCAACCATCTTTATGTCCACCAACTGACTGCTGTTTAAAAGCACAACAGTTCTGTCTTCACAGAAAGTTCTGCAGAAATTTAGCATCTGGAAAGATAGTGGTTCTAGAAGTTCTACCTTCTGGAAGAGCCATTTTAGTGCTATTGGGTGGACTCGGATAAAAAGCAAGTCCCACTCCTTACATGCCATTACATGGAACAGAGTTCTCTCAGCTTCTGGACTATGTTGAATGGTGCAGCCAAATGAAATGCCTCTGACGAAGGCATAAAGATGGACCAGCAGAGTAAGCATCACAGAACCAGCAATTTCATAGGGAAACTTCGCACCATTTAGAAGGATGTATTGCTCAACTGAAGACAGAAGTTGGCTGTCAGCAACCAGCCTGTTCAGTTAGACAAGCATCACATTAGAAGAACTTTTTTTTTCTTACCAAATGTGGAGCAAATGCAGCAGATCGTACCTTTCATTGTAGAATGAACAGGCATAAAGTATAACTAGAATAGCACATTGACATGATGCCAAGTTGAAATCTTCGGAGCTACATTGCCCAAGTAAATACGCAAGTTCTGTAGGGTCTGATGGCAGATAGACGTATGCATCTCTAATTGTTTCCCCATATTTACAGCCCAAAATTTTGTCGACAATTGAACTAGTGATCAAATATACTACTGATTTGACATGATCGGTAGGAAATAAGCCCATGAATCCAAATGACAAGCTAAACCATGAGGATGATGCCAGCATCTCAGCAAACTTGAGTTGCTTATTGTGACATGTGCTTGATAGAATAATGTGGAAAATCTGAAGGATTTCTCCCAATGTTTCGTCATCATTACCATCAACAACAGCACTTTCTAGCCAATGCAGTAAATAAGTTCCACAAATTTCAATGACGCTATCTTCAAGATCCTTCTTGACAGAAATCTTATCTGTATTCCCTTCAAGGCAGAATATAAGTGCTTCTTTAAGAAGACGAAGGGAATGTGGTACGAGAAATGCAGAGTCATATGCATGAGGTAATGTCGAAGAGATAGCATGTTTTGATGCTTCTTCAATTAATGAAGGTAGTTTCTGAATATCATGAGCAGATGGTGACCTCATAATCTCTATTAATATTGAGCAAACAAGAGCAAAGGTTTCAGAACACATTCCAAGTTCACCACTGTCATTTCTTCTCAAAATTAGAGTCAAAGCACATGCTATCTGTTCTTCTTGGGACAACGACAGAATACCAGAACAATTAGCAATACAAGTCCAAACAAGTCGTAAAACCTGAGACTGGACTGGATGAAATGGAATCTCAGTAACATAATGAAGAACAGGGAGCAGAGTAGAAAATCCAATGGCAAGCTTTTCTTTGAACATCTCCTCTGAAGTCGCTAAAAGTGATAGTACTTGAACAGAGGAAATTACCAGTGGATCATTATTTC contains:
- the LOC125537836 gene encoding protein PUTATIVE RECOMBINATION INITIATION DEFECT 1, whose protein sequence is MESDGEHSPPHACGAGHRASHSLPTSAGGSVCVSCAAALLSSASAPSHHVSHVLASLSLALADPAFLAPLRAAHPRLLAVPLVEALAGAAARRDAALATQASDLASDLASAVGPPAASELVARLAHVLSSGSLVKHFHMLHCLGFLLNSIKGAAAYIGDAVSLFLNLVNNLRLPSDEIRGEILFMLYKLSLLNATPWDNICDNDNVDLSAVGKSLLQLSLEVLLKTQNDAVRLNCIAFLLALAKKEAFDILLIGDLSLIKSVEEEESTQTDDVPPNASIIVLFADAVKGSLLSTNLEVQTGTLDLIFHFLSSDANICAVLQTLIDENVADYVFEVLRLSGNNDPLVISSVQVLSLLATSEEMFKEKLAIGFSTLLPVLHYVTEIPFHPVQSQVLRLVWTCIANCSGILSLSQEEQIACALTLILRRNDSGELGMCSETFALVCSILIEIMRSPSAHDIQKLPSLIEEASKHAISSTLPHAYDSAFLVPHSLRLLKEALIFCLEGNTDKISVKKDLEDSVIEICGTYLLHWLESAVVDGNDDETLGEILQIFHIILSSTCHNKQLKFAEMLASSSWFSLSFGFMGLFPTDHVKSVVYLITSSIVDKILGCKYGETIRDAYVYLPSDPTELAYLLGQCSSEDFNLASCQCAILVILYACSFYNERLVADSQLLSSVEQYILLNGAKFPYEIAGSVMLTLLVHLYAFVRGISFGCTIQHSPEAERTLFHVMACKEWDLLFIRVHPIALKWLFQKVELLEPLSFQMLNFCRTFCEDRTVVLLNSSQLVDIKMVAELVFSGETSLSSLLVSLLNQIIKDGTEDEVFSVVNVIAEILVISPCSSSHFTSSGVIDAVGTIYCSPYSSRIKTVCSLLIFNILYSASALTVYWEDEWLALTMKLLEYFNSSLDYTSSDQEQKILIGIFCLILHHSASKVLIEPAKAIILNKPLVSLTDGIIQEACAKGPSLLQYNQETDFGGFMILILQLTFFSLRSLHAILDPSIDWQEFLQHSDNTQFFSVVGIPCHDLCRLMHFGPYPVKLIASQCLLELLTRISDQRSYLNAELRCSAQYMKSIIAVIEGLVLSQDSRVAENCGSCLSMILGWEKFGSQENMVGRESKWSRLIMEEFAVALTAPGLTSKSFRNQQKIASNIAVSLLKLSQVPEWLTSLFDSSLISGVVGNLSARNVTADIVKLFSELMTKKYLTQEHIVSLHNLFQVCRRQVYEGSCSKSELSEQKAEETVARSPDEVCALLFGIVLNQRTASCTLQMEQQNLLREIDLFFQESSQGE